The Streptomyces sp. NBC_00597 DNA segment ACGACGCAGGAGCGAGCCGACGTGTACGCGCGCTTCCGCGCCTTCGCACGCCGGATCAACGTGGCCTCGCAGGCGGGCGAGGGGGATGCGGACGCCCCCTTGGCGGTGGATGTCCGAGGCGCCGCCTTCATGCGGCTGGCCGTCGAAGACCTCGACGTGATCGACATGGGTGGCGAGATCGTGTGCACCCACATCATCGCGAAGGAACGCATCGTCGTTCCGGAAGCCGCAGCCCTCGTGCTGCGGCCGTACCTCGGGGGCGAGAGCTTCTCGGAGGCCGATCTGGCCACCCGCATCGGACCCACCGCGGCCCAGGCCCTGCTGACCAACCTCCTGGAAGCCCGCATGGTCAAAACCCTGTAGCCGCAACACCTAGCTGCCCCGGACGGTCGGCGAGACGGGGCGGGGGGCTGAGCGGGACCGGCAGCGCCCGGTACGGCAGCGGAGCCCCGATACGGCGGCAGGGCCCGGACCGTGCGTCGCGGTCCGGGCCCTGCCCCGTGCGGTGCCGCCCTGCGGCGGGGGTGCGTCAGCTTTCTGCGGTGTCGTCGCTCGCCTGTCCGGCGTTCTCAGCTGCGCGTGCTTTCTCGCGCATCTTGCGCACCAGCTCTGCCTTCTGGTCGGCGGCACTCTGGCGGTCGCGGTTGCGGTGCGGACCGTTGTTCTGTCGTTCGGCTCGGGACAGCTTCTTGCGCTGGCCGCCGCCCTGGCCCACGGGGTTGTTGATGTTCTTGCTGTCGGTCACGGGTTCTCCCGGTGGTGATGTGAAGTGATCTACGGATTCATCGGTGGGGGACGGGGCGCGGCGACGTCGAAGGACGTCAGCGGGGGCCCGTCACGCTCTCACTCGTAAATCGGCGTTTGGAAGAACATGACAAAGACGTTACCCGGTTCCGCCGGCCCCGCGCGCCATGCTCTTCGCCGCCCCGGCGTAGGCCACAGTGGCAGCCCGTGCCCGGCGGCGTTTCCGCTGGTGAGGGCGGCCCTTTGTTGGTCTCGGGGTGGGTGTGGGGCGGGCCATGGCAGATGCTGCTCGGTCCAGATCGTCTTGCCCCGGGGTAGGTGGCAGGTGCCCCGGCTGTCGGCGAACCGGTCGACGAGATGGAGGCCGCGGCCGCCTCGCCGGTGTCGGTGGGGTGCCGGCGTCGCGACCTTGCACGTTCGCGCCGGTGACACTGCGCGGCTCTCGTCCTTGACCGGTTGTGCGCTGTCGTGCCAACTCCTGGGCGCTGGAGGTCAATGCGGTCGGTCGGATCGCTCCTAGCTTGAAGAAGTGCCGAGCCCCGGAGGTGGCGGGCACGTTACCGATTGCTTCGAAAGGACCCCTCATGTTCGACATCAACAAGGTGCAGGCCGCTCCGAGCAAGGACCTGCTCACGCCCGACAACGCGGTCATGCTCTTCGTGGACCACCAGCCTCAGATGTTCTTCGGTACCGGCAGCGGCGACCGTGCCGCGATCATCAACAGCACCGTGGGCCTCGCCAAGGCGGCTCAGGCCTTCGACGTGCCGACCGTTCTGACCACGGTGGCCGCCGAGTCGTTCTCCGGGCCCCTGCTGCCGCAGCTCGCCGAGGTGTTCCCCAAGAACGAG contains these protein-coding regions:
- a CDS encoding DUF6243 family protein — its product is MTDSKNINNPVGQGGGQRKKLSRAERQNNGPHRNRDRQSAADQKAELVRKMREKARAAENAGQASDDTAES